The window CTAGGCATAGCCcgagtaggtaaaatttaattttcaatctccTCAACTCTTCTCTTCTACTAGGCATAGCCCGAGTAGGAGTAgcccaagtaggtaaaatttaattttccttctCTCCAACTCTTCTCGTCTACTAGCGTAGCCCGAgtaagtaaaatttaattttcaatcttcctacctcttctcctctactagtcATAGTCCGAGtagttaaaatttaattttcaatttccccacctcttctcctctactaggcataGCCCAAgtagataaaatttaattttccttctCCCCAACTTTTCTCCTCTACTAGACGTAACCCGAgtaggtaaattttaattttcaatcttACCAACTCGTCTCTTCTACTAGGCTTAACCCAAGTaggtaaatttaattttcaatctccCAAACTTTTCTCATCCACTAGGCATATCTCGAGTAggtaaaatttgattttcaatccccccaactcttctcctctactaggcgtagcccaagtaggtaaaatataattttccttcTCCCCAACTCTTTTCCTATACTGGGCGTAGCCTAAGTAGGtaaacttaaattttcaatCTCCCcacctcttctcctctactaggcatagctcgagtaggtaaaatttaattttcaatctctTCAACTATTCTCCTCTATTAGGCATAGCCCGAGTAGataaaagttaatttttaaTCCCCCCAACTCTTCTCCTCGCCCATGTAGGTATAATTTCATTTTCAATCCCCCatctcttctcctctactagttgtagcccaagtaggtaaaatttaattttcctcaACTCTTCTCTTCTACTAGGCATAgcccaagtaggtaaaatttaattttcagtctCCTCACCTCTTCTGCTCTACTAGGCATAGCCCAAGTAGGTAAACTTCAGCTCATGAATGAGCTCATGTCATCCTCATAATACAACAACATCCACGAACTTAATACAAGAACtcgtttttattaaattttaaccGATTACGCAGGACAAATTCAGAAACGAAATACATCAACAATAAAATCTAGAGTATTATTTTCTAAGCTGGTAAGCATTCCGGGGCCTTTTTAAAGCCTTACCTGGCGCATTCTTCAACTTTCCTTTATGCTCTTCTTGTACCTCCTCAGGACCAAGTCACCCATTTAGAAGTTTCTGATGACTCTACGATTGTAAGATTGAgctatatgatttttataatcTTCCATGCGAATGCTCGCGGCCTCTTTTTTCTCTTCCAACAGCTCAAGGTCATGGGCTATCTTAAGTGTCTTTTTCTCGGAACCCAACTCTACAATTTCAGGTTCTTCGTCCGCTACCTCCTTAACCTCTTTCTTCAATACGGGAACCCATTTCTTCCCTTCCTAATCATGTTAACTTCTACACGCGCTCTTTTTCCCTATTCCTTTACTGCCCCTTCATAACAGCGACGCGCGACTTTTTTGTCCCCTGCACGATACTCCAAATCCTTTTCCCACAGGaaacttaagcttctgatgATAGGTGGAAGCTAGAGCTCTGAAATCCTTTAGGGCTGATCGTCCCAGAATTCCATTATATGCTGACAGGGTATCCACCACTGTGAAGGTTATCATTTTTGTTACTCGTCAAGGATCAGTCCCCAAGGATAGGGGAAGAACAATCTGACTCAATGACGGAATGGCATGTCCCGCAAACCCATACAGAGGGGTAGTGACCGACTCAAACTCAAATCCTTCCACTTTCATCTGATCCAATATTCTTTTGAACAAAATATTCACagagcttccattatcaataaagatCCTTACCACATCGTAATTGGCAATGGTGGCCGTCACCACCAAGGTATGCCTTGGAGGTCTTCCGGCCCAAAGCTGATGATGGGATCTTGTGGTAAGTCTGCACCCTTAGATATTTCAAAAGTCGAATTCCCCACATTCTCATTGAGACAATGTTCAGCTCTCGTATTAGGATGAGGTTGTTCATGTCTCGTTTCAGGACGAGATTGTTCGGGTCTCGTCTGAGGACGTGACGATGCTGAGTTAGTTCTTTTGCTTCCTCTCcggcctaccatctctacgcTCAGCTCAAAGCTTACCACAGACGGCGTCAAGTGATACTCACTAGAAATATAGGGTTCGGTTCCAGAAGGTGATATTAGCCTGAATGTAGACCTCGAATTCATTCTAGGCTTGAAATCATGAaggagaccgttagaagggggccgggagggtgtcACAGCATAGCctctccgacgctcaagtcagatattaagaataaaatgaaAGAGCAGATAGAGACGCTGCTAAGAATCAATGTAGTGAATGAATAATTAGActctcaaacctgatatttataggagcgTACATGAGATCCATCATGTGGTTAGAAATAGGCCGGGGGTCCAAAGTTTTGTTTGGACCTGATCTTAATGGATCTATTCATAGGATATCAATGTTAAAATAGAACATCTCTAAACAAATATTATTGAATAAATCCATTTATATCTAATAAATTGTCAATATGAAATTATGATTAATGGACTCGtttatgttttgttttaaaaattttcattccCTATGTATTGAAATACATAtgagatgaaattttttttaaaaaaaaatcactctgTGATTTTCAAAAATCGTCTATGATATATTCAACCATCTCTCAATCCCCTTGATACCAAAATAGCCGGCATGagaaaactttaaaatatttatagaaaatacaaTCACTAAAAGTTTAATCGCCTCCATTTAGTTTTAGAACCAAATTTCTCTTGAAgtaaatttccaaattaaataattactcTGTTTCAACCTAATTCCGACTAACCTGTGGCTCAAACGGCAAGTAAATGAAGTGATCTTATCAAATGAATACTCTTTAAAACTTCatatataatcttttaaaatataagtttcgtgttcaataatattttagacACCCACTAAATTGGAAATTGGAATCACGAGTCCCCCAACCACTACTAACTCTACTTCCAAACATCCATATTCAACTTTTAAAAAGAGTAGATTCAAGAACGACGCAGCAAAACCCAGATGTAACTTGGAATTAGAAACTGATGGAGGTAAAAAGTCGAGCCGCAACTTGATCAAATCTCGTTGCAATTAATACATTTATTGGATATTACTAACTTCAGAACAGTAGAGGGTGGTAGAAACTTGTATAGAACTAATGCATCGTGACTTCACCATGTTAACCTGGAGGCCAGTTCATCTGTCGTCCCCCAAGCAGATGAATATGAAGGTGATAGACAGATTGGCCTGCCAAAATAGTCTTAAGTCAAGACCAACCAAAGGAAAATTAATCACACATTGAATGCATAAGATAACCGGTAGAAAGCTGACACCTACATCCTTTAGGACCGTCATTAATCACGAGCCTGAAGCCATCCTCGAGGCCTTCTTTTTTAGCAACAAGCTTTGCAGCATAAAGAAGGTAACCAAGAATCTCGCAATGTTTCTCCTCAGCCTGCAAGATATGAtcataattcaaaaaaaattgatggtCAACTGATAAAGGAGAGCTGCcttattcttgaaaatttgaatagatTTTACATTTATAAAGGAGGGAAGCAAGAGAATATGAAAGTTGACAAAGGAAAAGGTTCTGGCACATTTTCAGTCAAATCCAGATCCATGAAGTGCACTAGTTCTTGAAATCAATCGAGGGGTCACGTGACATAGACTGCACAAGCCTAGCCCAAAGTGGGACTGTGACAAGATTTTGAACGTCAAAAGTGTACACGTTATTGAAATTCAAGAACTCTCATGGAGTGAGCTCAATCATATTTCTACTAAACAATGAACTCATCTTGAAGATCTTTATTGACTAAGCTCTAAACAATGAAGAAGTCATCATGAAGATATGTATTGACTAAGCTTTCTTAGAGTCTTCTAAATTCAATTGACTAACCAAAAATCCGGTCTTCACAAGTGCTCTATTAATGTTTTCCGGTATGAAAAAAATTCAGTTTTTCCAATGTAGCTATTGATTTGATAGTTGTACAAACCTGTTCATTGCTTATTATTCTTACAGGTGTTGGTTAGATTACATTCTTCAATAACTTTGCCGGTAAAGCTAGAACAAAACATTCAGATACTCTGGAATCGGGATGAAATTATAAGAAACTTCTACCGATAATCTCGAGATTAAAATTCTCGCAAAGTTCTTTAAACATTGTCAGAATAATGTTCTCTCTACAGCACACAAGTTTCCAACCCATCACTTCAACCGATAATCTTGAGATTAAAATTCTCACAAAGTTCTTTAAAAATTGTCAGAATAATGTTCTCTTTACAGCACGCAAGTTTCCAACCCATCTAAGGCGCAAACGAAATCTGTTCATTCACCACACAGTTGGGTAGGAATGAAACATCTTTATACTACTAGACGTGTTTCAGGTTTTAAATGGATTAGAGATCATATCAATAAAGCGATGAAATCACAAGATACATGAAGTTCGCATCAAAGACACTAAATAAGTAGGAAAAAAATACCTTTGAAACTTCAGTTAAGCCATCTTTCAATTTAGGAACAATCACGATATGTAAATAAGTAGAAAAAAATACCTTTGAAATTCCAGTTAAGCCATCTATTACTTTAGGAACAATCACGATGTGTATAGGCGCCTGCGGAGCTATGTCCCTGAAAGCTAGAACCTGCCAAAGAAGAATGAACAGCTCtgagaatttaataaatacacAAAATGCTTTGAGAGTGGAGACTTGCATGCACAGCCTCTTAATACAACATTCACTGcctaaaaaatcagaaaatcatataCGATTGAAATCGTGACGAGTAAATAACAAATAAACCATTCATAAACTGTTTGTAGAGGACCAAGTGCCAGCTTTTTTTACCAAATTCTATAGTTTGCCGATTCAATTCAAATCATTTCAATCATACAATAAATTAAGTGCCATATTTTGTTGATTACAATGAGGGAGGATGTATGAACCAATAAAATGAAGATATTTTGAGTATCAGAAGTGGAACAAGATCAACCCTCAAACCCAGGTAATTCTCCTATCTAGTTATGCTTCTTTGGATTCAAATCCAGTTCATGTGCATTTTGACCTAAGTCGggtttcaaaaaattcaaatccTGATTGTTTCGATGATCTTCCTATTGCTTCTAGGAAATCTAGTAGAAAATTAACAAAACACCCCATATCTAAATATATATGTCCTATGAAAACCTAGCACACTGATTTTCATCCTTCACCTTGCAACTGTTTGTCTGGTGTGGATATACCTAAGAATAAATAAGAAGTTCTACCCAAATGGAAGGCAGCAGTTCATGAGTAGATACGAGCTCATAAAAAACTGGTACATGAGAGCATGTTGATCAACATAAAAGAAAAGTTCTAGCTGGATGCAAGAGGGTTTCACAATAAACTTCAATTCCATTGGATCTCCTGAGCGTAATAAAGCTAGATTGATAGACGAGATCGGACATTGGGTATGCAGTCAGTGTTGCTAGCCAGTTTATGCACTTTCCAAGTAAAGAACATCTTGAAGTTGGGTATAAAATCTCAATATGTCTTGAAGTGACACCTAGAAAAGGGCCCTTCTTTAAGAAGAGCAATCAGAGAAACATCGAGGTATTTACAGACGTTGATTGGTTGGTTCAGCTACAGATCAAAGATCTACTTTGGGGTACGGCACTTTTTTGTGGAGAAATCTTGTTACTTGGAGAAGGCAGAATTTTAGAGCCATGGCTAATTGtgtgcatgaaattttatggatTGAGGTTGTGTTTGAATTCATGGCTTTGATTTGATTAAGGATTTgatgaatgaatttcaaatgccaCCAGTTTTCAGTGTATTTGAAATCCACCaaaattgcttaatttgatAAAGAGTGGATTTGAAAATTTATCCATCCAAACTAGTcaaaagaatttgaaataattgttcATCGTGTCAAATCCGTGTATTCAAACACAACCTATTGATCATTCTTGAAGAATTGAGGATGAAGTTCGAAATGCAAATGAAAGTATTCTGACAACAGGGCAACATTCAATGCTGTTAACAACCATGTTAAACGCGATCCCCATTTGGAGTCTTTGTATCTAAGAATTAACAAATTATACTCCacattttttcacaaaaaatcgTGTCTACCACAATAGAGAAAATAGCATAATCTAAATTATCACAAGGGCGCATCTTCATAAAATGAGAGCAAAAGGATCATAAAAGACAACCTTTTCATCCTCGAACACGATATTGGCAGGTATCTCCTTGTTGATAATCTTGTCAAATCTGCAGTTTCCAAcattcaataaaatcaaatattcaaattcatatacaagtaaatacatgtatatgtatatatatgcgAGTTGCTTTACATGGTGGGAGAATCAGAGGGAACAGCAGCAAGGGCAGCCTCTTTCTCGGAAGCCATTTTCGTCAGCTGCGCTGCTTGGTGGGGTTTATATTTGGAGGTAATTCGCTTTTGCCCCCACAAAATACAAGTAGTCTCCAGCTAACCCCTTTTGTTTTACAAATTCATCCTTCAATATTTCTTACTATACCTTTTGGCCCCCGATTCATTTTGTCAGTCACCTagtattcaaaattttgggGGAAAGAATTAGCAACTGGAGGGAATTATGAGATTATCTGTATTTACTTTGAAAAACTAGATTCATTAttgacaatataaaaattatttaacaaattattttaaaattttgaaatattgcatttttgaaaaaaaaaatataatcatataaCGATAGTTAAAGTttatgagaaaaaaattaaatcagaaTAATGATTACGTCGAGGATCGAAGATCATTTTCatctcttctatttttctttctaTTGTTTTCCCTATTTGATACTAGATTTCTAAGTTTTTTCTAATATATATGATGATAACCAATATCTAATAAAGAAATCTAAGAGcatgtatatataaatttccAAGATTAAATCGAGGTTTcttcatattattttatatttatgtctTTGGTTGCAGCGTTCGCTATCTCTGACGGTTACGTACCCAACAGCGGACGCTGCTGGTGTGGACCAATGCAGCGTCCGCTGTAGGTGTGGACCAGTTTGCATCGTCCGCTGCCGTCTCTACATGTGGTGTGTGTGAACTCCGCAGTCTTAGACCACCTTTATATGTGATGTGTGTGGTTTCAGGTGCACGAACATGTCATTTTTTGTAGACTTTATTTCAGCGTCAATTATTTGACACGCGtgaattgtttttttatatgttgtgtTTCATTCATACTCGTTTCATTCATACTCACCAATATATTACAAATTCAACTTCAGCAAACTCTG of the Primulina huaijiensis isolate GDHJ02 chromosome 1, ASM1229523v2, whole genome shotgun sequence genome contains:
- the LOC140982655 gene encoding adenylylsulfatase HINT1, which encodes MASEKEAALAAVPSDSPTIFDKIINKEIPANIVFEDEKVLAFRDIAPQAPIHIVIVPKVIDGLTGISKAEEKHCEILGYLLYAAKLVAKKEGLEDGFRLVINDGPKGCQSVYHLHIHLLGGRQMNWPPG